In Comamonas koreensis, the genomic stretch AGTCTCCACATGTGTTGATCGTGGACGATGATCCAGACCAGCTACGTTTGCTGGTCGCCGCATTGCGCAATACCTCCTACCGGGTCAGCGTCGCGCTCAATGGCGACCAAGGCTATGCGCGGGCTGCGGTGCTGCTGCCCGATTTGATCTTGCTCGATGTGCGCATGCCTGGGCGCAACGGCATCACGATCGCGCGCCTGCTCAAGACCAACCCGGCGACCCAGCACATTCCGATCATTTTTCTGTCGGCCCTCATCGAGCAGGACGACCGGCTCTCGGGCCTGCGCGCCGGTGGCGTGGACTACATCACCAAGCCCTTTTTCGTCGAAGAGATCCAGGAGCGCGTGCGCATCCACCTGATGCTGGCCCGGCACAACCTGCCGCCAGGCCAGGATGGGCCGGACGGGCAGGCAGACGGAGCCGCCGCGCCGCCAAGCCAGTCTCCGGCCAACCTCACGCTCAAGCAGGTGGCGACCGAATACATTTTGGGCAATATCCAGAATCCCGAGTTGAAAAGCTCGGACGTCGCCGCCAGCCTGGGCCTGTCCATGCGGCGCCTGAACATGGTGTTCGAGTCCAGCGACGGCCTGTCGGCCTTTGAATTCATCCGCCAGGAACGCATGCGCCGAGCCGCGCTGATGCTGGCCCAAAGCACCTTGAGCATTGCCGATGTGGCGCTGGAAGTGGGCTATCTGAACTCGGCCAACTTCTCCACCGAGTTCAAGAAGTTCTGGCAAAAATCGCCCACCCAATTGCGCAGCGAATGCCAGGCCGATCCCCAGGTGCTGCAAAACCTGGTCGCTTCCAAGTTCCGTTGAGGCCTGGGCCCTACCCACCTCGGCATCGGTGACCTGCACCCGTGGCCTGTGCTACCTGACTCTGCGCATCATCAAAACCATGGACATACCTGCTCCGCCTTCGCCATTCGCTGACCCAAGCAGCGCTACTGCCAGCAATCCACCCGCTGCGATGAAACGCGGCCGGGAGATGCTGCCCCTGGTGCGCCGCGCCACCGTTGCGCTCGTGCTTTTCTGGCTCTGCCTGGTGGCAGGTCTGGGCTGGTGGCTATCGCAGCGCGTGGCCACGCAGTGGACCCAGAGCCAGGCCTCCAGCGCCGCCTACGAAGCCGAGACCACGGCGCGCGTGGTCGACCGGCTTTTTACCCAGATGGTGAGCGTGGCCAATATGGTGGCCAGCCAAAGCCAGGTGATTGAGCTGGCCACGCGCTACCGCGAGGACCCGCCAGGCCTCGAAGCGCTGACCCGCCAGCAGCGCGCGGCCCAGTTCACCACCGACCCGCTGGTGCGCAAGGTAGGCGACTTCATGGACGCGCTGGGGGCCGACCTGCGCTATGCCCGCATCTACCAGAACAACCTGTCCGACGACACGATCACGGCCAGCAACTGGGCTGCACCCGACAGCATCGTCGGCATGATCTACTCGGGCCGCATCTACCTGAACAATGCCTTGCGCGATGGCAGCGGCCATTCCTTTGGTATTGCGCGCATCAACAAGACCCCATCCTACTTTGTCGCCAGCCGCATCGACGATGCCCAGGATGTCGTGCAGGGCTCCGTCACCGTCAAGTTCGATGCGCCCGATATGGCGCACTACCTGACCGGCCGGCATATTGCGCTGATCGTCAACCGCCAGGGGCGCGTGACCACCAGCTCGTCCGAGCCCTTCATGCTGCGCAATGTGGCGGCCATGCTGCCCGCCGGCGTGCTGCACCCCTCGGACGATGAGGACGGCGAAGAACTCGGTGATGCCATGGACATCCAGCCCATCGCGGCCAAAGGCATGGAGGGTCAATGGCTGATCGACGGCACGCCTTATGTGATGAAGCGCCAGCCGCTGAACAACCGGCAATACCAGCTGCTGACCCTGGCGTCGCTGGAGCCCCTGGCGGCCATCCGCGAGCAGCACCTGTGGACCGCCATTTTGGTCGCCGCTGTCGGTACGGTATTGATCCTGCTGTCCTGCCATATCCTGGGCCAGATGGTGGTGCGCCGCCAGGATGAGAAGTACGCGGCCATGGTCACGTCGGCCCTGAATGCCGACCTGAGCACGGCGCTGAGCGATGCCCAAACCAAGGAGCGCCAGAAGGTGGAAGTGCTGGGCTATATCGGCCATGATCTGCGCGCGCCGCTCGCAACGATCAAGGGCTATTCGGATCTGCTACTGACAGAGGCCCCGGACAAGCAGCAGGGCCTGGTCAAGACCATCCAGCGCAGCGTCAAGTACCAGTTGGACCTGATCGACGAGCTGCTGGAATATGCCAAGTCCGAGCTGCAACCGCTGGCGGTGCGCCCCGCGCCCCTCGATCTGCAGGCGCTGTTGGACGACATCTCCGACTACGCCGTCTCACTGTGCTCGCAGCAGAACAACCACTTCCACAGCCATGTCAGCGGCGCCCTGCCCCGGCGCATGGCGATGGACGGCAAGCGCCTGCAGCAGGTGCTGCTGAACCTGGTGTCCAACGCCGCCAAGTTCACCCGCGATGGCGTCGTGACCTTGTCGGTCAACGCCCGCCAGGACGGCGAGTTCTGCGTGCTCCATGTGGCCGTGGCCGACACCGGCATCGGCATCGACCTGGCCCAAAAGCCCGATATCTTTGATGCCTTCCAGCAAATCCAGGCCGAGGGCGGCAGCACGGGCCTGGGCCTGTTCATCTCGCAGCGCATTCTGATGGCGATGGGCGGCAGCCTGGAGGTGAGCAGCGCCGCCGGCCAGGGCACCACATTTTCCTTTGAGCTGTCCGTGCCGATCATCGACGGCGGCGGCACAGCGGCCCCTGCGCTGGCGGGGCAGCCCGCACGCGCAGCGCTGGCGCCCGTCACTGCGATAGCCACCCCCGGCGATGCCGCACTCGATGAGCTCGCCGAGCTGGCCCTGCATGGGCGCCTCACCGATATCGAAGGCTGGATCAACCGCCACACCGAGCACAGCGTCCATGCGCTGTTCACCGCCCAGCTGCTGGACCGGCTCGAGCAATTTGACTTTGCC encodes the following:
- a CDS encoding ATP-binding protein; protein product: MRPAPLDLQALLDDISDYAVSLCSQQNNHFHSHVSGALPRRMAMDGKRLQQVLLNLVSNAAKFTRDGVVTLSVNARQDGEFCVLHVAVADTGIGIDLAQKPDIFDAFQQIQAEGGSTGLGLFISQRILMAMGGSLEVSSAAGQGTTFSFELSVPIIDGGGTAAPALAGQPARAALAPVTAIATPGDAALDELAELALHGRLTDIEGWINRHTEHSVHALFTAQLLDRLEQFDFAGIHQLALRSKRGASSAPH
- a CDS encoding response regulator, with amino-acid sequence MSNADIQSPHVLIVDDDPDQLRLLVAALRNTSYRVSVALNGDQGYARAAVLLPDLILLDVRMPGRNGITIARLLKTNPATQHIPIIFLSALIEQDDRLSGLRAGGVDYITKPFFVEEIQERVRIHLMLARHNLPPGQDGPDGQADGAAAPPSQSPANLTLKQVATEYILGNIQNPELKSSDVAASLGLSMRRLNMVFESSDGLSAFEFIRQERMRRAALMLAQSTLSIADVALEVGYLNSANFSTEFKKFWQKSPTQLRSECQADPQVLQNLVASKFR